From Enterococcus mundtii, the proteins below share one genomic window:
- the mazE gene encoding type II toxin-antitoxin system PemI/MazE family antitoxin, translated as MKTRKQGNAIVLTVPTKFGIEENVEYIAVKGEDDTITFIKKKKNIFDEAFENDETIDASAGFPEDSLVGKEII; from the coding sequence ATGAAGACTAGGAAACAAGGTAATGCGATTGTTTTAACTGTACCTACTAAATTTGGCATAGAAGAAAATGTTGAGTATATTGCTGTTAAGGGAGAAGACGATACAATCACGTTTATAAAAAAGAAAAAAAATATTTTTGATGAAGCATTTGAAAATGATGAAACAATTGATGCAAGTGCTGGTTTTCCTGAGGATTCACTGGTAGGAAAGGAAATTATTTAA
- a CDS encoding type II toxin-antitoxin system PemK/MazF family toxin, with protein sequence MAIRPKQGDFVIINCNPSIGREIKKRRPAIVVSANHYNAVTGMCAVCPITDTKYKNHIALDKRHKLQGYINPFQIKTFDFMEKQRNIRFVEKATLAELGEVAQIIDMVFDFSSLLSE encoded by the coding sequence ATGGCTATACGGCCTAAACAAGGCGATTTTGTGATTATTAATTGCAATCCCAGTATAGGTAGAGAGATTAAAAAAAGAAGACCTGCAATTGTTGTCAGTGCGAACCATTATAATGCAGTAACAGGAATGTGTGCGGTTTGTCCAATTACTGATACGAAATATAAAAACCATATTGCATTAGATAAGAGGCATAAACTACAAGGATATATCAATCCTTTTCAAATCAAAACATTTGATTTTATGGAAAAGCAGAGAAATATACGCTTCGTAGAGAAAGCCACTCTGGCTGAATTAGGTGAAGTGGCGCAAATCATTGATATGGTGTTTGATTTTTCGTCATTATTGTCAGAGTAA
- a CDS encoding ABC transporter permease produces MENMNWLEQFIYYFQENGTYVFSQFLRHFLISIYGVLFAAIVGIPVGILISRKRKLANWVIRFANIIQTIPSLAMISILMIGLGLGVNVVIVTVFLYSLLPIIKNTYTGMIQVDKNILDVGKGMGMTASQRLFMVELPLSVSVIMAGIRNALVVAIGITAIGAFVGAGGLGDIIIRGTNATDGTSIILAGALPTAFMAIITDWVLGIIERRLDPAAKHSR; encoded by the coding sequence ATGGAAAACATGAATTGGCTTGAACAATTTATTTATTATTTTCAAGAGAATGGTACGTATGTCTTTTCACAGTTCCTACGTCACTTTCTCATTTCGATCTATGGTGTACTTTTTGCAGCAATCGTCGGTATCCCCGTTGGTATTCTTATTTCACGAAAACGTAAGTTAGCCAATTGGGTGATCCGTTTTGCAAATATCATCCAAACGATTCCTTCTTTAGCAATGATTTCGATTTTGATGATTGGTTTAGGTTTAGGGGTCAATGTCGTGATCGTCACGGTGTTCTTGTATTCGCTATTGCCGATCATCAAGAACACGTACACTGGGATGATCCAAGTCGACAAAAATATCCTTGATGTCGGTAAAGGGATGGGGATGACAGCCAGCCAACGTCTCTTTATGGTGGAACTACCGCTGTCTGTGTCAGTCATTATGGCAGGCATTAGAAATGCTTTGGTCGTTGCCATCGGGATCACCGCCATCGGTGCCTTCGTCGGAGCTGGCGGATTAGGAGACATCATCATTCGTGGGACCAATGCCACAGATGGTACGTCAATCATCTTAGCTGGAGCCTTGCCAACAGCCTTCATGGCAATCATCACCGACTGGGTCTTAGGGATCATCGAACGCCGTTTAGACCCTGCGGCAAAGCATTCAAGATGA
- a CDS encoding osmoprotectant ABC transporter substrate-binding protein: MKRIRNSVVLVLTVLLLASCSFPGLASNTDEDTISITGGITSEAQIIASIVAGMVEHYTEKNTTIINNLATTTINHQAMMNGDASISAARYTGTDLTTTLNLPPEKDPEKAFDIVKREFEKRYDQTWFPSYGFENTYVFLVRKDTAEKYNLKKVSDLKNVADELVAGVDTSWINRKGDGYDGFKETYGFSFDSILPMQIGLVYDAVEAGRMDIVLGYSTDGRIASYDLVMLEDDLSFFPPYDAAPVVDNQLLKDTPGLAEALTKLSNTISTEKMQQLNYEADNNLVEPSVVAERFLKENQYFGGE, translated from the coding sequence ATGAAACGAATCAGAAATAGTGTCGTTCTCGTATTGACCGTCTTATTACTTGCAAGTTGCTCCTTCCCAGGATTGGCAAGTAATACGGATGAAGATACGATTTCTATCACTGGTGGGATCACTTCTGAAGCTCAGATCATTGCCAGTATCGTTGCTGGGATGGTTGAACACTATACGGAAAAAAATACGACGATCATCAATAACTTAGCAACGACGACGATCAATCATCAAGCGATGATGAACGGCGACGCGTCTATTTCTGCCGCTCGCTATACAGGGACAGATTTGACTACTACCCTTAATTTACCGCCTGAGAAAGATCCTGAAAAAGCATTTGATATCGTAAAACGTGAATTTGAAAAAAGGTATGATCAAACTTGGTTTCCTTCTTATGGATTCGAGAACACCTACGTTTTTCTTGTTCGCAAAGATACTGCGGAAAAATACAATTTAAAGAAAGTCAGTGACTTGAAAAATGTCGCCGATGAACTTGTCGCTGGAGTGGATACTTCCTGGATCAATCGTAAAGGAGATGGCTATGACGGCTTCAAAGAAACATATGGCTTTTCATTTGATTCCATCTTGCCTATGCAGATCGGTCTAGTCTATGACGCTGTAGAAGCTGGGAGAATGGATATCGTTTTAGGTTATTCGACAGACGGACGTATTGCTAGTTATGATCTAGTCATGCTAGAAGATGACTTGAGTTTTTTCCCACCTTATGACGCTGCACCGGTTGTAGATAATCAACTATTAAAAGATACGCCGGGTTTAGCAGAAGCATTAACAAAATTAAGTAATACGATCAGCACTGAAAAAATGCAACAATTGAACTATGAAGCAGACAATAATTTGGTTGAGCCTTCTGTCGTCGCAGAGCGCTTTTTAAAAGAAAACCAATACTTTGGAGGGGAGTGA
- a CDS encoding ABC transporter permease, giving the protein MAEFFQQHGAEILSKSLEHLYISAIALVIGIAVAVPLGVLLTRFPKVATIVIGLTSALQTVPSLALLALMIPLFGVGKLPAIIALFIYSLLPILRNTYIGMKNVDWNYRDVAKGMGMTNIQSIFSVELPIAMPTIMAGIRLAAVYVIAWATLASYIGAGGLGDLIFSGLNNYQPDLIFAGTIPVTILALLADFLLGLLENRLTPIALREENDE; this is encoded by the coding sequence ATGGCCGAATTTTTTCAACAACATGGCGCTGAGATCCTCTCAAAAAGTCTCGAACATCTCTATATTTCAGCAATTGCATTGGTCATCGGGATTGCCGTTGCTGTTCCTTTAGGTGTTCTTTTGACGCGTTTTCCTAAAGTCGCAACGATTGTTATTGGTCTGACCAGTGCGTTACAAACGGTCCCTTCTCTTGCCCTATTAGCACTTATGATTCCTTTATTCGGTGTCGGTAAATTGCCTGCAATCATTGCCCTATTTATCTATTCCCTTTTACCTATTTTAAGAAATACCTATATTGGGATGAAAAATGTGGATTGGAATTACCGCGATGTCGCAAAAGGCATGGGGATGACAAATATCCAATCGATTTTTTCTGTCGAATTGCCGATCGCTATGCCGACGATCATGGCAGGTATTCGGTTAGCAGCAGTCTATGTGATTGCATGGGCAACCCTTGCCTCTTACATCGGCGCAGGCGGACTAGGCGATTTGATCTTTAGCGGTTTGAATAATTATCAGCCCGATTTGATTTTCGCTGGAACGATCCCTGTAACGATCTTAGCATTGCTTGCAGATTTCTTATTAGGACTATTGGAGAATCGGTTAACTCCGATCGCATTGAGGGAGGAGAATGACGAATGA